A stretch of Coccidioides posadasii str. Silveira chromosome 2, complete sequence DNA encodes these proteins:
- a CDS encoding uncharacterized protein (EggNog:ENOG410PHA7~COG:J~BUSCO:2354at33183), with translation MALLTVASKANAAYILPVVTAATYVQVSSPDAGIKISFEDEDSVGVQKGKMELKLTDGKLIYDDDVLPYLRANYQVLQMGNKEQIDEWVNRSTELRNPDFKSLDKPMKELDSHLTLRSHIVGYSLTLADIVVWAALRGNKVAVANIRKAANNTSRWFNFIEASYPWVNNGPSELQASAQKKKAAASAAGASYNIGLKDTEHGVVTRFPPEPSGYLHIGHAKAALLNDYFAHEQYKGTMICRFDDTNPTKENQEFEDAIKHDLSLLGITPDKTSFSSDYFQEMYEYCVQIIKDGKAYADDTEKDQMQYERREGIASKNRDATVEQNLARFAEMKTGSPEGQRWCIRAKISVDDVNKALRDPVIYRCNLQPHHRTGSTWKIYPTYDFCVPILDSLEGVTHALRTTEYGDRNAQYAWMQEALGLRKVHIWDFSRLNFVRSVLSKRKLTQIVDQGTVWGWDDPRMPTIRGIRRRGMTVPALREFILKQGPSKNIVNQDWSKFWATNKKYIDPVAPRHTAIDKECMVEAKVQGAEGVTSAEKPRHAKNPDVGMKKVVYSNTILLDQVDAKSFKEGEEITLMNWGNAFVRKIHVDSSSGKVTGLDLELHLAGDVKKTEKKVTWLSKDQELVPVTTYDFDYLITKDKMEKDDEINAILNPKTETRTEVLADCNVASLVEGDIIQFERKGYFRVDRPYKDGQPAVLFNIPTGKTG, from the exons ATGGCGCTGCTCACCGTTGCTTCTAAGGCAAATGCGGCATATATCCTACCCGTCGTCACCGCCGCAACCTATGTCCAGGTGTCCTCGCCCGATGCCGGAATTAAGATTTCCTTTGAAGATGAGGATTCCGTCGGGGTGCAAAAGGGCAAAATGGAGCTCAAGCTTACCGACGGAAAATTGATTTACGACGATGATGTCTTGCCTTACCTTCGAGCCAATTATCAGGTTTTGCAAATGGGCAACAAGGAGCAG ATCGATGAGTGGGTTAACCGATCCACTGAACTGAGAAATCCCGATTTCAAGTCTTTGGACAAACCAATGAAAGAGCTCGACTCGCATCTGACGCTGCGTTCCCATATTGTCGGATACTCCCTCACTCTGGCGGACATTGTGGTTTGGGCAGCCCTTCGTGGCAACAAGGTCGCCGTCGCTAACATCAGGAAAGCTGCAAACAACACATCCAGGTGGTTCAATTTCATCGAAGCGTCTTATCCCTGGGTGAACAATGGGCCGTCAGAACTGCAAGCCAGTGcgcagaagaagaaggccgCTGCTAGTGCTGCAGGAGCCAGTTATAACATCGGTCTCAAGGACACAGAGCATGGAGTTGTCACTCGCTTCCCGCCCGAGCCATCTGGGTATCTCCATATTGGCCACGCAAAAGCCGCATTGCTCAACGACTATTTTGCTCACGAGCAGTATAAGGGCACCATGATCTGCCGATTTGACGATACGAACCCAACCAAAGAAAACCAGGAATTCGAGGATGCTATCAAGCACGACCTGAGCTTGCTCGGAATTACGCCTGATAAAACTTCGTTCTCTAGTGATTATTTCCAGGAAATGTACGAGTATTGCGTGCAGATCATCAAAGATGGAAAAGCCTATGCCGACGATACAGAGAAGGACCAGATGCAATATGAAAGACGTGAGGGGATTGCGAGCAAGAACCGTGATGCAACCGTAGAGCAGAATCTGGCCCGATTCGCTGAGATGAAGACCGGCTCTCCAGAGGGGCAGAGATGGTGTATCCGTGCCAAAATCTCCGTTGATGATGTGAACAAGGCATTGAGAGATCCGGTCATCTACCGCTGCAACCTTCAGCCGCACCACCGAACCGGTAGCACATGGAAGATATACCCAACATACGATTTCTGTGTGCCCATATTGGATTCCTTGGAGGGTGTGACCCATGCGCTGCGAACCACTGAGTATGGTGACCGAAATGCGCAGTATGCCTGGATGCAAGAAGCGCTAGGTTTGCGCAAGGTGCATATCTGGGATTTCTCACGTCTCAACTTTGTTCGCTCGGTTCTGTCAAAGCGAAAGCTCACCCAGATTGTCGATCAGGGAACGGTCTGGGGATGGGATGATCCTCGCATGCCTACCATCAGGGGCATTCGCCGACGGGGAATGACAGTCCCGGCATTGCGCGAGTTTATCCTGAAGCAAGGCCCCAGCAAGAATATTGTGAACCAGGATTGGAGCAAGTTCTGGGCCACCAACAAGAAATATATTGACCCTGTGGCCCCTCGACACACCGCGATTGACAAGGAATGCATGGTTGAAGCCAAAGTTCAGGGCGCCGAAGGGGTTACATCTGCTGAGAAGCCCAGACATGCAAAGAACCCTGATGTTGGCATGAAGAAGGTAGTCTACAGCAACACCATCCTTCTCGATCAGGTTGATGCCAAGAGCTTCAAGGAAGGGGAAGAGATCACTCTGATGAACTGGGGCAATGCGTTTGTTCGCAAGATCCATGTAGATTCGTCCAGCGGAAAGGTCACCGGCCTAGATCTCGAGCTTCATCTTGCCGGAGATGTCAAGAAGACAGAGAAGAAGGTCACATGGCTGTCTAAAGATCAAGAGCTTGTGCCAGTCACCACTTACGATTTCGACTACCTTATCACAAAGGATAAGATGGAAAAGGATGATGAGATCAATGCTATCCTGAACCCGAAGACTGAGACCCGGACCGAGGTTCTGGCCGACTGCAATGTTGCCAGCCTTGTGGAGGGGGATATCATTCAGTTTGAAAGGAAAGGATATTTCAGGGTAGACCGTCCATACAAGGATGGTCAGCCGGCTGTTCTATTCAATATCCCAACTGGTAAGACTGGCTGA
- a CDS encoding uncharacterized protein (SECRETED:SignalP(1-20)~EggNog:ENOG410PHIS~COG:S~BUSCO:1627at33183), with product MRWVFVAALLWAAALYPVAAVAASRLKPPVLPLTVRNPYLSTWLGNARGDPWSKWPMFWTGQEIGMSLMAQIPSTGAVYPLVGRPHDSLDAENPDGYHVAFPIFTGSSYDASTTNLTYHILSQAEGGTARELDITISFLSPITPTSTLRQSIPASYVDVFVKGDVNVNIYMDVNGQWVSGDRGSMIEWRFDHIAPDQGDKSLLKWEVKRQTELLFTEFGDRAEWGALHFMAPPDVRYESGTSALLRQRFSRTGTLQNVNDPVYRTIMDNEPVFAYAKSFRLGNDVREDSVTFTIAHIQDPVVQFAAARGLTLMKPLWQSWFADINSLILFHYHDLNNARLLTSKYSNQLAIDAFLSGAEDYVDIVALSARQVLGATSFSGTAESPVLFLKEISSNGNCQTVDVIFPSFPFFLYTNPRWLTYLLEPLFEHMLSGQYPNKYSMHDLGSHFPNMTGHPDGKDEYMPVEECGNMLIMTLAVVNSLRYPAGAAGEETLHSRGVIDGDDPIPPVTGIFPLVPLQTSNGIDKIDTPWIDDGSVSRAREWVDRSYTLIKQWTGYLVEFSLLPENQLSTDDFAGWLALQTNLALKGIVGINAMSELSRFVENRADTLFYKNVSDTYISKWEGYGFSRDKTHAKVAYDWYGSWTTLYNMYADALLCFHLDGTKYDPNPIQADFESISEPVRRREGFIPKRVYTLQSKWYQYVRQKYGLPLDSRHLYTKSDWEFFAMAVASESTRHEILESVALWVNETASDRPMTDLYKTEGDGGFPGPNFFARPVVGGHFAFLALEKACKGRAMDGLAFLNEDTNREPDANEPTGGGGDDESENLMIEIQGKYDGSQLRIALNDADEDDWAGPRD from the exons ATGCGGTGGGTGTTTGTTGCCGCCCTGCTCTGGGCCGCGGCCCTCTACCCGGTCGCTGCAGTGGCTGCTTCTCGCCTGAAGCCCCCAGTATTGCCGTTGACCGTGCGGAACCCGTATCTGAGCACCTGGCTGGGAAATGCTCGTGGTGACCCGTGGTCGAAATGGCCTATGTTCTGGACTGGCCAGGAGATTGGCATGAGTTTGATGGCGCAGATACCTAGCACCGGTGCTGTGTACCCGCTGGTTGGAAGACCGCACGATTCGCTAGATGCGGAGAATCCTGATGG CTATCATGTGGCCTTTCCAATCTTTACTGGCTCCAGCTACGATGCGTCGACAACGAATTTGACGTATCACATCCTCTCACAGGCTGAAGGGGGTACGGCTAGAGAGCTGGATATTACTATCTCATTCTTATCTCCCATAACGCCAACTTCCACTCTCCGTCAGTCGATTCCGGCATCGTATGTAGATGTTTTCGTAAAGGGCGACGTCAATGTTAATATATACATGGACGTCAATGGTCAATGGGTCAGTGGAGACCGAGGAAGTATGATAGAATGGCGATTCGATCATATTGCCCCTGATCAAGGCGATAAAAGCTTGTTGAAATGGGAAGTCAAAAGACAAACCGAGCTTCTATTTACAGAGTTCGGGGATCGCGCTGAATGGGGAGCCTTACATTTTATGGCGCCTCCG GATGTTCGATACGAGTCCGGAACCTCTGCACTACTGAGGCAGCGCTTTTCAAGAACCGGTACTCTACAGAATGTCAACGATCCTGTATATCGAACGATCATGGATAACGAGCCGGTCTTCGCTTACGCCAAATCGTTTCGCCTTGGAAATGATGTCCGGGAGGATTCGGTGACTTTTACCATTGCACATATTCAGGATCCAGTTGTTCAGTTCGCTGCTGCCCGTGGGCTGACATTGATGAAACCGCTTTGGCAGTCATGGTTCGCAGATATCAACAGCCTCATTCTTTTCCATTATCACGACCTCAACAACGCCAGGCTACTTACATCCAAGTATTCTAATCAACTGGCCATCGATGCTTTCCTATCCGGAGCCGAAGATTACGTAGACATTGTCGCTCTTTCAGCAAGACAAGTTCTCGGTGCAACCTCCTTTTCTGGAACCGCGGAAAGCCCAGTTTTGTTCCTCAAGGAGATATCTTCGAATGGAAACTGTCAAACAGTGGACGTTATCTTCCCGTCTTTCCCATTCTTCCTATATACAAATCCGCGGTGGCTGACATATCTGCTTGAACCACTCTTCGAACACATGCTGAGCGGACAATACCCGAATAAATACTCCATGCATGACCTGGGCAGTCATTTCCCAAATATGACTGGACACCCCGACGGAAAAGATGAATACATGCCTGTTGAAGAGTGTGGTAACATGCTCATAATGACCCTTGCGGTGGTGAACTCGCTTAGATATCCTGCAGGAGCCGCTGGCGAGGAGACTTTACATTCCCGTGGCGTTATTGATGGTGACGATCCCATACCACCGGTGACCGGAATATTTCCACTGGTCCCCCTTCAGACTAGCAACGGCATTGATAAGATCGATACCCCGTGGATCGATGATGGCTCTGTTTCGCGTGCGCGTGAATGGGTTGACCGATCATACACATTGATCAAACAATGGACAGGCTACCTGGTCGAATTTTCCTTGTTGCCCGAGAATCAAC TTTCTACCGACGATTTCGCTGGGTGGTTGGCCCTTCAGACTAATCTTGCTCTGAAAGGGATCGTTGGTATCAACGCCATGAGTGAACTATCCCGATTTGTTGAAAACAGAGCCGACACGTTGTTCTACAAA AACGTTTCCGACACTTATATCTCCAAGTGGGAAGGATACGGCTTTTCGAGGGATAAGACACACGCTAAAGTTGCTTATGACTGGTACGGTTCCTGGACCACCTTATACAATATGTACGCCGATGCACTTCTCTGCTTCCATTTGGACGGGACCAAATATGACCCGAATCCAATCCAGGCAGACTTCGAATCGATCTCTGAGCCTGTGCGGCGCCGGGAGGGTTTTATTCCAAAGCGTGTATATACTTTGCAGTCCAAATGGTATCAGTACGTACGGCAAAAGTATGGATTACCCCTTGACAGCCGACATCTATATACAAAATCAGACTGGGAATTTTTCGCCATGGCGGTTGCTAGCGAGTCGACTCGCCACGAGATCCTGGAGTCAGTCGCGTTGTGGGTTAATGAGACGGCGTCAGATCGACCAATGACGGATCTGTACAAGACTGAAGGCGATGGTGGCTTCCCAGGTCCAAATTTCTTCGCCCGGCCGGTCGTTGGTGGGCATTTTGCTTTCCTAGCTCTTGAAAAGGCTTGCAAGGGAAGGGCTATGGATGGCCTAGCGTTCCTGAATGAAGACACCAATAGGGAACCCGATGCAAATGAGCCCACCGGTGGCGGTGGCGATGACGAAAGCGAGAATTTGATGATAGAGATCCAGGGGAAGTATGACGGATCACAGCTGAGGATTGCCCTGAATGATGCAGATGAGGATGACTGGGCCGGCCCCAGAGACTAG
- a CDS encoding uncharacterized protein (EggNog:ENOG410PPXQ~COG:S~BUSCO:15904at33183), protein MSDVRSKNIYELLGNDPELDPDREPQPPVKVVDKTAPRHGKRDGPVQPRGSNPALSRGGPRYTGNERAFREGAANSRANRSRPAEEAPRAPYVGGVKNRDQRGNLIREDRRSKTDRTITGKQHDQGWGASTGESTMVDEKAGEAIAQNDEKEVATEAQEGEQQEEKEPEPQDKTKSYADYLAEQEQNRREDLGIKEARKPNEGSKVDKKWAGAKEFKRDEEEDAYIKGREEKARREKQRKEKNLLDVDMRYVEPPRRGDFRGRGRGGDRGGRGRGGRGEFRGRGNGGHGPTVDEKNFPSLGAAK, encoded by the exons ATGTCGGACGTCCGGTCCAAG AACATTTACGAGCTTCTTG GCAATGATCCCGAGCTCGACCCCGATCGGGAGCCACAACCACCTGTCAAAGTCGTAGACAAGACAGCTCCTCGCCATGGCAAGCGTGACGGGCCGGTCCAACCCCGTGGCAGCAATCCTGCTTTGTCCCGCGGTGGTCCACGATACACCGGCAATGAACGAG CCTTCCGAGAGGGAGCTGCCAACTCTCGTGCCAACCGTTCCAGGCCAGCTGAGGAGGCACCTCGCGCTCCCTACGTTGGTGGAGTAAAGAACCGTGACCAACGCGGAAATCTTATTCGCGAGGACCGACGATCAAAGACTGATCGAAC CATTACCGGAAAACAGCATGACCAGGGCTGGGGTGCTTCTACTGGAGAATCCACCATGGTCGATGAGAAGGCTGGGGAAGCTATTGCTCAAAATGACGAGAAGGAAGTCGCTACCGAAGCCCAGGAGGGagagcagcaagaagaaaaggagccCGAGCCCCAGGACAAGACCAAGTCCTATGCCGATTATCTGGCTGAGCAGGAGCAGAACAGGCGCGAGGACCTCGGCATCAAGGAGGCTCGCAAGCCCAACGAAGGCTCCAAGGTTGATAAGAAATGGGCCGGCGCTAAAGAATTCAAGCgcgacgaggaagaagacgCCTACATCAAGGGACGCGAAGAGAAGGCCCGCCGCGAGAAGCAGCGCAAAGAGAAGAACCTTCTCGATGTTGACATGCGCTATGTCGAGCCCCCACGCCGTGGCGATTTCCGTGGACGTGGCCGTGGCGGTGATCGTGGTGGACGAGGCCGTGGTGGACGCGGTGAATTCCGTGGACGTGGTAACGGCGGCCATGGCCCCACTGTCGACGAGAAGAACTTCCCCTCTCTCGGAGCGGCCAAATAA
- a CDS encoding uncharacterized protein (EggNog:ENOG410PKR7~COG:K~BUSCO:11628at33183), with the protein MGSLVDGDHALRDGIAATTTTVGEEVAPKAEPPHVEGSYSSAVSTPEPEGEVVVHQDPVQRQKRKGGRKPIYATSEERKQRNRQAQAAFRERRTEYIKQLEATIKLNEETLRTLQQSHRSAADECLMLRYKNSLLERILLEKGIDVQGELRLKSGSPSLPPARLPPHQPHRPSPLSQPMFNRQPTHQQSVGIAQRSAQVGVSQHEGAYNVHSSQTQQPTPSSHVSPSPAASVSSGYTLHGGMSPAGVEIHAQSQSHKSQFPRAPVLPQPGGFGQGAHVLTPTSIDTPDTNAGSQPGAPSGTPINTRMHSSYIVTPFSRPYEQLGKLPRQEYGAQAISHDQQEPEESTTTPNTFAHEFSTARGTQRGSHSELHSHVGDTDGFGAATSFADHFDPMLDTDPFGLSASMHFQTPFSYAQSNVR; encoded by the exons ATGGGATCCTTAGTCGACGGCGACCACGCTCTGAGGGATGGAATCGCTGCCACGACGACGACCGTTGGGGAGGAAGTAGCTCCGAAGGCCGAACCGCCTCACGTCGAGGGTTCATACAGCTCAGCCGTCTCCACCCCAGAGCCGGAGGGCGAAGTCGTCGTCCATCAGGATCCAGTTCAGCGGCAAAAGCGGAAAGGTGGAAGAAAACCA ATATATGCCACGTCCGAAGAACGTAAACAACGCAATAGACAGGCCCAGGCCGCGTTCCGCGAACGAAGGACGGAATACATAAAGCAGCTCGAAGCCACCATTAAACTGAATGAGGAGACCCTCCGTACCTTGCAGCAAAGCCACCGTAGCGCTGCCGATGAATGTTTGATGCTGCGATATAAAAATTCGCTTCTCGAGCGGATTCTATTAGAAAAAG GCATTGATGTCCAGGGGGAATTGCGTCTCAAGAGTGGCAGTCCGAGTCTACCACCGGCGAGATTGCCTCCTCATCAGCCCCACCGTCCGTCACCCCTTTCCCAGCCAATGTTCAATAGACAACCAACACATCAACAGTCAGTTGGAATTGCACAGAGATCCGCGCAAGTTGGTGTCTCCCAACATGAAGGAGCTTACAATGTGCACTCTTCACAAACGCAGCAACCCACTCCGTCATCACACGTCTCTCCCTCGCCTGCTGCCTCTGTCTCTTCCGGATATACATTGCATGGTGGGATGTCCCCGGCTGGAGTAGAAATCCATGCTCAGTCACAGTCGCATAAGTCCCAATTTCCACGGGCACCAGTGCTACCGCAGCCCGGTGGTTTTGGTCAGGGAGCGCATGTTCTGACTCCTACGTCCATCGACACCCCAGACACAAATGCGGGTTCTCAACCAGGAGCACCCTCTGGCACCCCCATCAATACCCGAATGCACTCCTCTTATATCGTTACACCATTCTCCAGACCTTATGAGCAATTAGGCAAGTTGCCCC GGCAGGAGTATGGCGCACAAGCAATTTCTCACGATCAACAAGAACCCGAAGAGTCGACGACCACACCGAACACGTTTGCCCATGAATTCTCCACGGCAAGAGGGACACAGCGAGGCAGTCACTCCGAACTGCATTCACATGTGGGCGATACCGACGGATTCGGAGCGGCAACGTCGTTCGCCGATCACTTCGATCCGATGCTGGATACGGATCCATTCGGATTGAGTGCCAGCATGCACTTCCAGACCCCATTCAGCTATGCTCAGAGCAATGTGCGCTAG
- a CDS encoding uncharacterized protein (EggNog:ENOG410PV7S~COG:Q), which translates to MQKSTPHPFDPLSPDEITLVVQAVKKAYAGKNVIFRVVTLAEPPKAEMVPFLEAEHASKPVAPPSRTAMVQFYLDDSSDFREIRVDLSSREVTEELKLTGKHSYIDPALMDECEEACLKDPEVQKAIAALDLPQGAVVCVEPWTYGTDGMHDMSKRILMCYFYMRLNNHGDANYYAYPLDICVEMTDNLKVIGILTLPSAESDRMKPASEGIKPFDRRKLHESSEYHPDLAKNRRMTTKPFHIVQPEGPSFKTDGNLITWEKWRMRVGFNYREGLTLHDITYDGRRVFYRLSLSEMFVPYGDSRAPYPRKAAFDLGSNGAGVNANNLKLGCDCLGSIKYFDGYLHTTAGNPLVLKNVICCHEVDDGILWKHSNYRTGNAVVTRSRILVLQTVITVGNYEYIFAFQFTQDAAINYEVRATGILSTVPIDIGDSVPYGISVAPGVLAPYHQHLFCLRIDPAIDGHANSLLVEDSVPMPIDDPKVHNPFEIGYTTTKNIVQTETPLDTDITKGRVFKIINENITNSVTGTAIGYKLVPHYSQMLLAHPSSIHARRSEFCSHPIWVTKYNDKELYAAGDHTMQSLGGEGIGSWIKSRPHPTSVRNEDIVVWHTFGTTHNPRVEDWPVMPCEKMLVSLKPVNFFDRSPALDVAISTQDRNRSVLVDGRGKD; encoded by the exons ATGCAGAAATCAACCCCTCACCCGTTCGACCCGCTGTCGCCTGATGAAATTACATTG GTCGTTCAAGCCGTCAAAAAAGCATACGCAGGTAAAAATGTCATATTCCGTGTGGTCACCCTTGCGGAACCGCCAAAGGCGGAAATGGTACCATTCCTAGAGGCAGAACATGCCTCAAAGCCAGTAGCTCCGCCCTCACGAACTGCCATGGTGCAATTCTACTTGGACGATTCCTCGGATTTTCGAGAGATTCGAGTGGACCTCTCCAGTCGAGAAGTGACAGAGGAGTTGAAGCTTACTGGAAAGCATTCATACATCGACCCGGCATTGATGGACGAATGTGAAGAGGCATGCCTGAAAGACCCCGAAGTTCAGAAGGCTATCGCTGCCTTAGATCTTCCACAAGGTGCCGTTGTCTGTGTCGAGCCTTGGACATATGGCACGGATGGTATGCACGATATGTCCAAGCGTATTTTGATG TGCTACTTTTATATGCGGTTGAATAACCATGGCGATGCCAATTATTACGCATATCCCTTGGATATTTGCGTGGAGATGACAGACAATTTAAAAGTGATTGGAATCCTCACCCTTCCGTCCGCTGAGAGTGACCGCATGAAACCTGCCAGCGAGGGAATCAAGCCATTTGATCGAAGAAAATTACACGAGTCAAGCGAGTACCATCCAGACCTTGCTAAGAACCGGCGTATGACAACCAAGCCGTTCCATATTGTTCAGCCCGAGGGTCCTTCATTCAAAACAGATGGCAATTTGATTACCTGGGAGAAGTGGCGGATGCGCGTAGGATTTAATTAT CGCGAAGGGCTGACTCTCCATGATATTACATACGATGGTCGTCGCGTGTTCTACCGCTTGTCTCTTTCGGAGATGTTCGTTCCTTACGGCGATAGTCGAGCACCTTATCCTCGGAAGGCAGCTTTCGACTTGGGAAGTAATGGTGCTGGGGTGAATGCTAACAACTTGAAACTTG GATGTGACTGTCTCGGCTCAATCAAGTACTTTGATGGATACCTGCACACCACGGCTGGTAATCCTCTTGTCCTTAAAAACGTCATATGTTGTCATGAGGTAGACGACGGGATCCTATGGAAGCATTCAAATTATCGGACAGGCAATGCCGTCGTAACGCGGTCCCGAATTCTGGTTTTGCAGACAGTTATCACTGTTGGAAACTATGAATATATCTTTGCTTTCCAGTTCACGCAAGATGCGGCCATCAATTATGAAGTGCGGGCAACTGGGATTCTGTCCACCGTCCCCATCGATATCGGCGATTCTGTGCCTTATGGGATCTCAGTGGCTCCCGGGGTACTCGCCCCTTATCATCAACATCTCTTTTGCCTCCGAATTGACCCTGCTATTGACGGACATGCAAATTCGCTTCTCGTCGAGGACTCCGTGCCAATGCCGATTGACGACCCGAAGGTTCACAATCCGTTCGAGATTGGGTACACCACTACAAAGAATATTGTCCAGACAGAGACACCCCTCGACACCGATATTACTAAAGGCAGGGTATTCAAAATCATCAACGAGAACATCACCAACTCCGTCACCGGGACCGCGATTGGATACAAGCTTGTTCCGCATTATTCACAAATGCTCCTGGCACACCCATCGTCGATCCATGCCAGGCGGTCCGAATTCTGCTCCCATCCTATCTGGGTCACCAAATACAATGACAAGGAGCTTTATGCTGCTGGGGATCACACTATGCAGTCTCTCGGGGGCGAAGGAATTGGATCGTGGATCAAATCGCGTCCTCATCCTACGAGTGTTCGAAACGAGGACATTGTTGTTTGGCACACTTTTGGCACGACGCACAATCCTAGGGTTGAGGATTGGCCTGTTATGCCTTGTGAGAAGATGCTGGTGTCGCTGAAGCCGGTAAACTTCTTCGACAGAAGTCCCGCGCTCGATGTTGCGATCAGCACTCAGGACCGCAATCGCAGTGTCCTTGTTGATGGCCGTGGAAAAGACTGA
- the PEX19 gene encoding Peroxisome chaperone and import receptor (EggNog:ENOG410PF9X~COG:U) has protein sequence MEDNNSVSPDDQKLDNTSTEPQHLPTPPSTDQPKTTQPAVTKPNDEESDWEELDDVLDHFSASAKPGSASARPKQEQAATAQQQEEKPNLDQLPEPDEEALLKQLEAGMAELLGGGGGEGGGDGAADGEDDWNALAQELAKSGMKPEDLMRMMIGEDLSASGGESSKDQSGKPEETFQATIRKTMERMQESGDKATAAVNDSADDDVLVQMLKAMEAAGMGGDGQEDDEGFEKMLMGVMEQLSTKEILYEPVKELHEKFGPWLEENKEKLSKEDFERHVKQAGLMADVMKKFDEPGYSDDKPEHRAYIWEKMQEMQSTGTPPKELVSDPFSDELFGAGGPQCPQQ, from the exons ATGGAAGACAATAATAGCGTATCCCCCGATGATCAGAAGCTCGACAATACGTCAACCGAGCCGCAGCACCTCCCCACCCCGCCGTCGACAGATCAGCCGAAGACAACACAACCCGCCGTCACAAAGCCCAATGATGAAGAGTCTGATTGGGAAGAGTTGGACG ATGTCCTTGATCATTTCTCCGCGTCCGCTAAGCCAGGGTCTGCTTCCGCCCGGCCAAAACAGGAGCAAGCGGCTACGGCCCAGCAGCAAGAGGAAAAGCCGAATTTAGATCAGTTGCCAGAGCCAGATGAAGAAGCTTTGTTAAAACAGCTAGAAGCTGGTATGGCGGAATTATTAGGTGGAGGcggaggagagggaggtGGCGATGGCGCTGCAGATGGTGAGGATGACTGGAATGCTTTGGCGCAGGAGTTAGCGAAGAGCGGTATGAAGCCTGAAGatctgatgaggatgatgatcGGGGAAGATTTATCGGCCAGTGGCGGTGAATCAAGTAAAGATCAGTCAGGCAAACCGGAGGAAACTTTCCAAGCGACCATTCGAAAAACGATGGAGCGAATGCAGGAGTCCGGCGATAAGGCTACAGCCGCAGTGAACGATAGCGCAGATGACGATGTTCTTGTTCAGATGTTGAAGGCCATGGAGGCTGCAGGAATGGGCGGTGATGgacaagaagatgatgagggGTTCGAGAAGATGCTTATGGGCGTGATGGAGCAGTTGTCGACCAAGGAGATTTTGTACGAGCCGGTAAAGGAACTCCACGAGAAGTTTGGACCTTGGCTTGAGGAGAATAAGGAAAAGTTATCCAAAGAGGACTTTGAGAGACACGTTAAGCAGGCGGGCCTCATGGCGGACGTCATGAAGAAATTCGACGAGCCGGGGTACTCGGATGATAAACCTGAGCATCGCGCCTATATATGGGAAAAGATGCAGGAG ATGCAAAGCACTGGCACTCCGCCGAAAGAGCTCGTATCAGACCCTTTCTCGGATGAACTGTTTGGTGCTGGTGGACCACAATGCCCGCAACAATGA